Genomic segment of Streptococcus australis:
GGGTTTCCCTCACGGATAATATCTTTCATATCAATCAAATGAGCAGCTTTTGTAATACGTTCTATAGCAGACATTTTCTCTCCTTTCATTACCTCTACATGATAACACAAAATAGGCGAGAAAGAAAGTCGTAGAAGTTTCTAAAAAATAATATAATAAACGATATTCCCCTTTTGTCTGTGGTATAATTAAAGAAAAGACTTGCATCAAGAAGCAAGGAGGGATAAAGATGGAAAAGCGACAAGATAGACGGTCTCGTGGTTCTCTTTATGGGGTGTTGAGAACTAGTGTTGGTTTCTTTCGAAATTATAAATCTTGGACCAATGCCCAGTTTATTACGGTATTGCTACTTGCAGTTGCCTTGTCCATGGGATTGAACTTGCTGGTTCGAGCAGTACAAGGTAACAAGACAACAAGTTCTAACAGTCAGACTACAACATCTAGTCAATCCAAGGAAAATCAGACTGGTGAAACGACAGCGCGTATCATGGCAAATGGTGATCTTCTCTACCATATACCCATCTACCGAACAGCTCTAAAAGAAGACGGGACCTATGATTTCCATGAAAATTTTGAGTATGTCAAACCTTGGCTCAAGCAAGCGGATTTGGTGATTGGCGACTTTGAAGGAACTGTGAACAAGGACCACTATTTGGCAGGTTATCCTCTTTTTAATGCACCTGGTGAGGTGATGGATGCGATTAAGGATGCAGGCTATCAGGTTTTAGATCTAGCTCACAATCACATCCTAGATTCACAGATAGAGGGAGTAGTTTCAACGGCTCAAGCTATTGAAAAGGCTGGAATGACACCCATCGGAGTCTACACACATGAATCCCGAGACCAAGCACCTATAGTCATCAAGGAAGTCAATGGTATCAAGGTAGCTCTCCTGGCCTATTCCTACGGTTTTAATGGCATTGAGCAGTATATCTCTCAAGAGGACTATAATCGCTATCTTTCTGATTTGAACGAAGATAAGATGAAGGCAGAAATCGAGCGTGCAGAGAAGGAAGCAGATATTACTGTCATCATGCCTCAGATGGGAATTGAGTATCAGCTAGAACCAACGGAAGAACAGAAAACACTGTACCACAAGATGATTGACTGGGGAGCTGATATTATCTTTGGAGGGCATCCTCACGTCGTTGAACCTGCTGAAACAGTTGAAAAAGATGGTGACAAAAAACTGATCATCTACTCCATGGGAAATTTCCTCTCAAATCAACGTATTGAAACCATGCAAGACGAGGAAAATGCCAAGTGGACAGAGCGCGGTGTTCTCATGGATGTGACTATTAAGAAAAAAGATGGTAAGACAAGGATTGAAACTGCCAAAGCGCATCCGACTTGGGTTAATCGAACACCTAAAGGAACTTACTCTCCAGAAGGCTATCCGCTCTTCCTCTATCAAACCTATATCCTAGAGGACTTCATTGAGGGGGGCAGTCACCGTGACAAGTTGGATGAGGCGACCAAGGAACGAATTGACACGGCCTATAAAGAAATGAATGAACATGTAGGGTTGAAATGGTAGGCGCTCACCCTAAAGGAGACGAGATGACGATTAAGATTATTGCGACAGATATGGATGGAACCTTGCTGGATCCGAGAGGCCAGCTGGATCTGCCCCGCTTGGAAAAGATTTTAGATCAGCTGGATCAGCGGGGCATCCGTTTTGTCATTGCGACGGGAAATGAAATCCATCGTATGAGAGAACTATTGGGACACTTGGCGAGTAGAGTTGTCCTAGTCGTTGCCAATGGGGCGCGAATTTTTGAAAACAATAAACTGATTCAAGCTCAGACCTGGGATGATGCTATGGTTGACACGGCTTTAGTTCATTTTAAGGGGAGAGAGTGCCGAGATCAGTTCGTCGTAACTGGTATGAATGGTGGTTTTGTCAAGGAAGGAACTGTTTTTACAGAACTTGATAAATTTATGACTCCAGAGATGATTGAAAGACTTTATCAACGAATGAATTTTGTGGAAGACTTGCACACAGACCTCTTCGGTGGAGTGTTAAAGATGAGCATGGTTGTTGGAGAGGAACGCTCTAGTTCTGTTTTGCAGGAAATCAATGACCTATTTAATGGACGCGTAAGAGCTGTTTCCAGCGGTTATGGGTGCATTGACATACTCCAAGCTGGGATTCACAAGGCCTGGGGATTGGAAGAATTACTCAAGCGCTGGAATTTGAAATCGGAACAAATCATGGCCTTTGGTGATAGCGAAAACGATGTCGAAATGCTAGAGCTGGCTGGAATTGCCTATGCGATGCAAAATGCAGCTGATGAGGTCAAGGCAGTTGCGACTGCCCTAGCACCAGCTAACAGCCAGGCAGGTGTTTATCAAGTTCTAGAGAATTGGTTAGAGAAAGAGGGATAAGGTGGCAGTACAGTTATTAGAGAATTGGCTCTTAAAGGAGCAGGAAAAAATTCAAACCAAGTATCGTGAATTGAATCAAGTATCTGTTCTAGAGCCATATATCATCTTTATTGGTGATTCGATAGTGGAGTATTACCCTCTTCAAGAGTTGTTTGGGGTTGCCAAGACGATTGTTAATCGTGGTATCCGAGGCTATCAGACGGGACTTTTGCTAGAGAATCTTGATGCCCATCTTTATGGTGATGCTGTGGATCAAATTGTTCTCTTAATTGGGACAAATGATATCGGAAAAGATGTTCCTATGAATGAATCCTTGGATAATCTTGAGCGTGTGATTCAATCGATTAACCGAGATTATCCGCTGTCACAAATAAAGCTCCTTTCCATTTTGCCAGTCAATGAAGGAAAAGAATACAAGCAGACAGTTTATATCCGAACCAATGAAAAGATTAGAGAATGGAATCAAGCCTATGAGGCTCTAACATCCGCCTATATGCAGGTAGATTTTGTGCCTGTTTATGATAGTTTGATAGATTCAGAAGGACAGCTTCAATCAGCCTATACAACGGATGGTCTCCATCTAAGTGTAGCCGGTTATCAAGTCCTATCGGAAGCCTTAAAAGAGTATCTTTTCTAAAGAGGTGGCTTGATTTTGCATTTTTGATTTAGATAAGGTATAATGGTTTTATTGTCTTTTGGGGTCGTTACGGATTCGACAGGCATTATGAGGCATATTTTGCAACCCGTGTGGCGACGTAAACGCTCAGTTAAATATAACTGCAAAAAATAACACTTCTTACGCTCTAGCTGCCTAAAAACCAGCAGGCGTGACCCGATTTGGATTGCTCGTGTTCAATGACAGGTCTTATGATTAGCGAGATACGATCAAGCCTTGTCTAGTGGTTTGATAAGAGATTAATAGACTCGCAGTTGCTAGGCTTGAGTTATGTGTCGAGGGACTGTTAAAACAATACATAACCTATGGTTGTAGACAAATATGTTGGCAGGTGTTTGGACGTGGGTTCGACTCCCACCGGCTCCATTATTCCTTTGCATTCTTTCGCATTCCTTGGTAAAACGTTGTTAAATCAACGTTTTTTGTTTTTGCCTTTTGTATTCCTTGGTATTCTTTTGCTAAAAAAGGATATAACAAAGGATACAACATTTTTGTCGTATCCTAGAAATCTATATCCTTTTGTTTTATGAAATCATATAGTGTTTGTATTATTTGATTTTTAAATGCTTGCGATAAAAAAACTGCACCGAAATGCAGTTTTTGTTTTTCTACGGAAGACATGGGATTCGAACCCACGCACGCTGTTACACGCCTACCGCGTTTCCAACACGGCCTCTTAAGCCTCTTGAGTAATCTTCCAATACTTACTCAAATAGTCTACCATAAAGCCACTTATCTTGCAATAAAAATTTTGGAAATAAGAAAAAATGATAGAATTTGAAAGAAAATGATAAAAAATGCTTGACTTTGCCGGAAATTGTGCTAGAATAATTAGTGTAAACGATAACAGGAGGTGGTTTGGTGTTAAAAACTGAGCGGAAGCAACTGATTTTAGAGGAGTTAAATCAACATCATGTAGTTTCCCTAGAAAAATTGGTTAGTCTATTAGAAACATCAGAATCGACAGTACGAAGAGATTTGGATGAGTTGGAGGCAGAAAACAAGCTTCGCCGTGTGCATGGTGGAGCAGAATTACCTCACTCCTTGCAGGAAGAAGAAACCATCCAAGAAAAATCTGTCAAAAACCTTCAAGAGAAGAAGTTGCTAGCTCAGAAGGCGGCCTCTCTCATCAAGGAGAAAGATGTTATCTTTATCGATGCTGGCACAACAACTGCTTTTTTAATCAAGGAATTGGTTGATAAGAATATCACAGTTGTGACCAACTCCATTCACCATGCGGCTCAGTTGGTTGAAAAGCAGATTCCAACAGTCATGGTTGGAGGAAGTGTCAAAATGGCAACAGATGCATGTATCGGTGGTGTTGCTCTTAACCAAATCAATCAATTGCACTTTGACCGTGCCTTTATCGGGATGAATGGTGTAGATGATGGCTATTATACGACTCCTGATATGGAGGAGGGAGCCGTTAAGCGTGCTATTTTAGAGAATGCCAAACAAACCTATGTCTTGGTTGATTCGTCAAAGATTGGTCAAACTTGCTTTGCCAAGGTAGCACCTCTCAAACGCGCTATTGTCATCACAAGTCAAGGGCATGAGCTCTTGCAGGCTATTAAGAAGAAAACGGAGGTAATAGAAGTATGATTTATACAGTCACACTCAATCCATCCATTGACTATATCGTGCGCTTGGACCAAGTTCAAGTCGGTAGTGTCAATCGTATGGACAGTGATGATAAGTTTGCTGGTGGGAAAGGAATCAATGTTAGCCGTGTTTTGAAACGCTTGAATATTCCAAATACAGCGACTGGATTTATCGGAGGTTTTACTGGTAAATTTATCACAGATACTCTAGCAGAGGAAGAAATCGAAACTCGATTTGTTCAAGTGGCAGAAGATACGCGCATCAATGTTAAAATCAAAGCAGACCAAGAAACAGAAATCAACGGAACGGGTCCAACCGTCGAACCGGCTCAGCTAGAAGAGTTAAAATCGATTTTAGCAAGTTTGACAGCAGAAGATACGGTTGTGTTTGCGGGTTCGAGTGCTAAGAACCTAGGCAATGTTATCTATAAGGATTTGATTGCTTTGACACGCCAGACTGGTGCGCAAGTGGTTTGTGACTTTGAAGGACAGACCCTGATTGATAGTTTAGACTACCAGCCACTTTTGGTTAAACCAAACAATCACGAACTTGGAGCTATCTTTGGAGTGAAACTCGAAAGTTTAGATGAAATCGAGAAATATGCTCGAGAATTGCTGGCTAAAGGTGCTCAAAACGTTATCATCTCTATGGCTGGCGATGGTGCCCTTCTTGTCACATCTGAAGGAGCTTACTTCGCAAAACCTATCAAGGGAACAGTCAAAAATTCAGTTGGTGCTGGTGACTCTATGGTTGCTGGATTTACCGGTGAATTTGTCAAATCAAAAGACGCAGTAGAGGCCTTCAAATGGGGAGTGGCTTGTGGGACAGCAACTACTTTCTCTGATGACTTGGCAACTGCAGCATTTATAAAAGAAACTTATGAAAAAGTTGAGGTAGAAAAACGATGAAAATTCAAGACCTATTGAGAAAAGATGTCATGTTGCTGGATTTGCAGGCGACTGAAAAAACAGCAGCTATCGAAGAGATGATTCATAGCTTGGTAGATCACGGTTATGTGACGGATTTTGAAACCTTTAAAGAAGGAATCTTAGCGCGTGAAGCTCTAACTTCCACTGGTTTGGGTGACGGAATTGCTATGCCTCACAGTAAAAACTCTGCTGTCAAAGAAGCGACAGTTCTCTTTGCTAAGTCAAACAAGGGTGTTGACTACGAAAGCTTGGATGGGCAAGCAACTGACCTCTTCTTCATGATTGCTGCTCCAGAAGGTGCCAATGATACTCACTTAGCAGCCTTGGCAGAATTGTCTCAATACTTGATGAAAGATGGTTTTGCTGACAAACTTCGTCAAGTAACATCTGCAGATCAAGTTATTGAACTCTTTGACCAAGCTTCAGAAAAAGCTGAGGAGCCTGTTCAAACACCTGCCAATGAATCTGGCGACTTTATCGTAGCTGTTACAGCTTGTACAACAGGTATCGCCCACACTTACATGGCCCAAGAAGCCCTTCAAAAAGTGGCTGCTGAAATGGGTGTTGGAATTAAGGTAGAAACCAACGGTGCCAGCGGTGTTGGGAATCAATTGACTGCAGAGGACATTCGCAAGGCTAAAGCTGTTATCATCGCAGCAGACAAGGCTGTTGAGATGGATCGTTTCGATGGCAAACCATTGATCAATCGTCCAGTTGCAGACGGTATCCGTAAGACAGAAGAGTTGATTAACTTGGCTCTTTCAGGAGATGCTGAAGTTTATCGTGCTGCTAATGGAGCAAAAGCTGCAACAGCATCTAATGAAAAACAAAGCCTTGGTGGTGCCTTCTACAAACACTTGATGAGTGGTGTATCACAAATGTTGCCATTCGTTATCGGTGGTGGTATCATGATTGCCCTTGCTTTCTTGATCGACGGAGCTTTGGGTGTTCCAAATGAAAATCTTGGCAATCTCGGATCCTACCATGAACTAGCTTCTATGTTCATGAAAATTGGTGGCGCTGCCTTTGGCTTGATGCTCCCAGTCTTTGCAGGTTATGTAGCCTACTCTATCGCTGAAAAACCAGGTTTGGTAGCAGGTTTCGTGGCAGGTGCTATTGCCAAAGAAGGTTTTGCCTTTGGTAAAATCCCTTATGCTGCAGGTGGTGAAGCAACTTCAACTCTTGCAGGTGTCTCATCTGGTTTCCTAGGTGCCCTTGTTGGTGGATTTATCGCAGGAGCCTTGGTTCTTGCTATCAAGAAATACGTTAAAGTTCCTCGTTCACTTGAAGGTGCTAAATCAATCCTTCTCTTGCCACTTCTTGGAACAATCTTGACTGGATTTGTCATGCTAGCTGTTAACATCCCAATGGCAGCAATCAACACTGCTATGAATGACTTCCTAGGCGGTCTTGGAGGAGGTTCAGCTGTCCTTCTTGGTATCGTTCTTGGTGGAATGATGGCTGTTGATATGGGTGGACCAGTCAACAAAGCTGCCTATGTCTTTGGTACAGGTACGCTTGCAGCGACTGTTTCTTCAGGTGGTTCTGTAGCTATGGCGGCAGTTATGGCTGGAGGAATGGTTCCACCACTTGCCATCTTCGTCGCAACTCTTCTTTTCAAAGATAAATTTACCAAAGAAGAACGCAACTCTGGTTTGACAAACATCATCATGGGCTTGTCATTTATCACCGAGGGAGCGATTCCATTTGGTGCCGCTGACCCAGCTCGTGCGATCCCAAGCTTCATCCTTGGTTCTGCGGTGGCAGGCGGACTCGTTGGTCTTGCTGGTATCAAACTCATGGCGCCACACGGAGGAATCTTCGTAATTGCCCTTACTTCAAATGCCCTTCTTTACCTAGTCTTTGTCTTGATTGGTGCAATCGTAAGTGGTGTGGTTTATGGTTACTTACGCAAACCACAAGCATAAAAAAGTATCAAAATAGAAAGATTGTACCCTTTGGTGCAATCTTTTTCTCTGTTCGAAATGGCTGTAAAATATGGTATAATAGAAGAATGGCAAACAAGAATACTACAAAAACAAGACGGAGACCGTCTAAAGCAGAACTTGAAAGAAAACAGGCTATCCAGAGGATGCTGATTTCCTTAGGAATTGCCTTATTGTTGATTATTGCAGCCCTCAAACTTGGTGCGGCGGGTATTACTCTTTATAATCTCATTCGACTGGTGGTCGGAAGTTTGGCCTATGTGGCCATTGGTGCCCTCCTCATCTATCTTTTTCTTTTTAAATGGATACGCAAGAAGGAGGGGCTTCTGTCAGGATTTCTTTGTATCTTTGCTGGCTTGCTCTTGATTTTTGAGGCCTACTTGGTATGGAAATATGGCTTGGAGCAGTCAGTTTTAAAAGGAACCTTGGCTCAAGTTATGACGGACCTGACTGGTATGCGGGTGACGAGCTTTGCTGGTGGAGGCCTGCTTGGTGTTGGACTTTATATCCCCATTGCCTTTCTTTTCTCAAATATCGGATCGTACTTTATTGGAGTTCTTTTGATTCTAGTTGGGGCACTCTTGGTTAGTCCTTGGTCTATTTACGATGTTGCAACCTTTATTGGAGCGCAGTTCAGATCTTTCATGGAAAAACAGGAACAGAGAAAACAGGAACGCTTCATCAAGAGAGAAGAAGAGAAGGCTCGTCAAGAAGCTGAAGAAGCAGCCAGAATTCAGCGAGAACAAGAAGAACAGGATGCATTACCGCTTCCTCCTGTAGATCCTGAAACTGGAGAAATCTTACCAGAAGTACCAGACTACGATCTCTCACCAATTCCTGAGGAAGAATGGATTGAACCGGAGATTATCCTCCCTCAAGCTGGCTTTGAAGTTCCAGATGTGGAAGAAGACTTTGAGGATGAGGAGGTACAGGTCGATTTTTCTACCAAGGAAACCCTTGAGTACAAACTCCCAAGCTTGCAGCTTTTTGCGCCAGATAAACCCAAAGATCAGTCCAAGGAAAAGAAGATTGTTCGAGAAAATATCAAAATCCTAGAAGAAACCTTTGCTAGCTTTGGGATCAAGGTAACGGTTGAACGGGCTGAAATCGGCCCATCTGTTACAAAATATGAAGTCAAACCAGCAGTTGGTGTACGGGTTAACCGCATTTCCAATTTGGCAGACGACTTAGCGCTAGCTCTAGCAGCCAAGGATGTTCGGATTGAGGCTCCTATTCCTGGTAAATCCTTAGTCGGGATTGAGGTTCCTAACTCTGAAATTGCGACCGTTTCCTTCCGTGAGCTCTGGGAACAGTCTCAGACTAAACCAGAAAATCTCCTTGAAATACCTCTAGGTAAGGCTGTCAATGGAACTGCTCGCACCTTTGACCTTTCCAAAATGCCCCACTTACTTGTTGCAGGTTCAACGGGATCAGGGAAGTCAGTCGCAGTTAACGGTATTATCGCCAGCATTCTCATGAAGGCGAGACCAGACCAGGTCAAGTTTATGATGGTGGATCCAAAGATGGTTGAGTTATCCGTTTACAACGACATTCCTCACCTCTTGATTCCAGTCGTAACCAATCCGCGCAAGGCCAGCAAGGCTCTGCAAAAGGTTGTGGATGAGATGGAAAACCGTTATGAACTCTTTGCTAAGGTTGGTGTGCGAAATATCGCTGGTTACAATGCTAAGGTCGAGGAATTTAATAGCCAATCCGAGTACAAACAAGTACCGCTGCCTTTGATTGTTGTCATTGTAGACGAGTTGGCTGACCTCATGATGGTGGCCAGCAAAGAAGTGGAAGATGCCATCATTCGTCTTGGACAGAAGGCGCGTGCTGCAGGGATTCATATGATTCTCGCAACGCAACGCCCATCCGTTGATGTCATCTCTGGTCTCATCAAGGCCAATGTCCCATCTCGTGTAGCTTTTGCAGTTTCATCAGGTACTGATTCACGAACCATCTTGGATGAAAATGGGGCAGAAAAACTGCTTGGTCGAGGAGATATGCTCTTTAAACCAATTGATGAAAATCACCCAGTCCGTCTGCAAGGATCCTTTATCTCGGATGATGATGTCGAACGCATCGTAAACTTTATCAAGGCTCAGGCTGATGCGGACTATGATGAGAGTTTTGACCCAGGTGAGGTTTCTGAAAATGAAGGAGAATTTTCAGATGGTGAAGCTGGTGGCGATCCGCTCTTTGAGGAAGCCAAGGCTCTGGTTATTGAGACGCAGAAAGCCAGTGCTTCCATGATTCAACGTCGTTTGTCAGTTGGATTTAACCGTGCGACCCGCCTGATGGAAGAACTTGAGATGGCAGGTGTTATCGGTCCAGCTGAAGGAACCAAACCGCGAAAAGTATTGCAACAATAAAAAATAGCTTCTTTCCAAGTTTGGAAGGAAGCTATTTTAGTGACTACTGGTTCGTTTTATTTTCTGAACTCGTCGTATTTGACTGTGTACCGCTATCGCTTGTTTCTTTATTTGTAGCAGGTGTAGAAGAGTCCTGAGTTGTTGTTTTCTGCTCTTCTTTTTTCTCCTCTTTCTTGTTGGATTGAGAAGTTTCTTCTTGCGGGGTATTTTCTTTGGTGGATGTGTCGTTCTTGTTTGGAGTAGTGTTCTCCTGAGGAGATTCCTTTTGGATTTCTTTGACAACAGTTGTTTGAGTTGTCGTCGGTTCTTTTTTGTTGTTTTTATTATTATCCATGGCGTTCATGATGGTGATAGTAGCGGTGATCAGACCAAGGATACTACCGATGGTAGCAATCGTTTTTTGAAAGACAGTGAATCCTTTTTTAATGTGTTCTGTTTTTGATTTATTAGAAGTTCTACGATAGTTAGACATGATACTCTCCTTTGATTATGATTTATTATACCTCATTTCTTTAAAAAAATCTTAAAAAAAGAGCAACTTCCCTTTCTTGTCGCAGGTCTCTTTTCGTGATACAATAGAGGGAGTGATTTTAGAAAGCGTGAGAAAACATGATCTACTTTGATAATTCGGCAACGACCAAGCCTTATCCTGAAGCACTTGAGACCTATATGCAGGTCGCTTCAAAAATTGTAGGAAATCCATCCAGTCTCCATCGTTTGGGAGACCAGGCGACACGAATTTTAGATGCTTCCCGGCAGCAAATTGCAGATTTGATTGGCAAGAAAAGTGATGAAATCTTCTTTACCTCTGGCGGAACAGAAGGGGATAACTGGGTCATCAAGGGTGTGGCCTTTGAAAAAGCCCAGTTTGGCAAGCACATCATCGTATCAGCTATTGAGCATCCAGCAGTCAAGGAGTCAGCCCTCTGGCTAAAAAGTCAAGGTTTTGAGGTGGATATTGCCCCAGTTGATGAGAAAGGATTTGTAGATGTCAAGGCTCTAGCAAGTTTGATTCGATCAGATACGATCCTCGTTTCGGTCATGGCAGTTAACAATGAAATCGGCTCTATCCAGCCTATTCAAGCTATTTCAGAACTTTTAGCTGATAAACCAACTATTTCCTTCCATGTGGATGCAGTTCAAGCACTTGCTAAAATTCCGACTGAAAAGTATCTGTCAGAACGAGTGGATTTCGCGACCTTCTCGAGTCATAAGTTCCACGGTGTCAGAGGTGTTGGCTTTGTCTATATCAAGTCTGGAAAGAAGATTACGCCTCTTTTAACTGGTGGTGGTCAAGAGGGAGACTATCGTTCGACAACTGAAAATGTAGCAGGAATTTCCGCGACAGCCAAGGCTCTCCGTTTGGCTATGGAAAAGTTAGATCTCTTTACTAGCAAGGCAGGGCAGATGAAATCAGTCATTCGCCAAGCGCTTTTGGACTATCCAGATATTTTTGTCTTTTCAGATGAGGAAGACTTTGCCCCTCATATCCTGACTTTTGGAATCAAGGGTGTTCGTGGTGAAGTCATTGTTCACGCATTTGAAGACTATGATATTTTCATCTCCACAACCTCTGCTTGTTCATCTAAGGCTGGAAAACCTGCGGGAACCTTGATTGCCATGGGAGTGGACAAGGATAAGGCCCAGTCAGCTGTGCGTCTTAGCCTAGACCTTGAAAATGATATGAGTCAGGTTGAGCAGTTTTTGACCAAGCTAAAATTAATTTACAATCAAACTAGAAAAGTAAGATAGGAGCATTCATGCAGTATTCAGAAATTATGATTCGCTACGGAGAGTTGTCAACTAAGGGCAAAAACCGTATGCGTTTCATCAATAAACTTCGCAATAATATTTCGGGCGTTTTGTCCATCTATCCCCAAGTTAAGGTAACTGCCGATCGCGACCGTGCCCACGTTTACCTCAATGGAGCCGACTACACAGCAGTTGCAGAATCTCTCAAACAAGTCTTCGGGATTCAGAATTTTTCTCCAGTATATAAGGTTGAAAAATCTGTGGAAGTTCTGAAGTCTTCTGTCCAAGAGATTATGACAGATATCTACAAGGAAGGCATGACCTTTAAGATTTCTAGTAAGCGTAGCGATCACAACTTTGAGCTCGATAGTCGTGAACTCAACCAAACACTTGGTGGAGCTGTATTTGAGGCAATTCCAAATGTCCAAGTTCAAATGAAAAATCCTGATATCAATCTTCAGGTGGAGATTCGTGAGGAAGCGGCTTATCTTTCTTATGAAACTATTCGTGGAGCAGGTGGTTTGCCTGTGGGTACTTCTGGTAAGGGGATGCTCATGTTGTCAGGGGGGATTGACTCACCAGTAGCGGGCTATTTGGCTCTCAAGCGTGGGGTAGATATTGAGGCGGTTCACTTTGCTAGTCCACCATATACTAGTCCTGGTGCCCTCAAGAAAGCCCAAGATTTGACACGCAAATTGACCAAGTTTGGTGGCAATATCCAATTTATCGAAGTGCCTTTCACTGAGATTCAAGAAGAAATCAAGGCTAAGGCGCCAGAAGCCTACCTCATGACCTTGACGCGTCGGTTTATGATGCGGATTACCGACCGTATTCGTGAAGTGAGAAAGGGTCTGGTCATTATCAATGGAGAAAGCCTTGGCCAAGTAGCAAGCCAAACCTTGG
This window contains:
- a CDS encoding Cof-type HAD-IIB family hydrolase translates to MTIKIIATDMDGTLLDPRGQLDLPRLEKILDQLDQRGIRFVIATGNEIHRMRELLGHLASRVVLVVANGARIFENNKLIQAQTWDDAMVDTALVHFKGRECRDQFVVTGMNGGFVKEGTVFTELDKFMTPEMIERLYQRMNFVEDLHTDLFGGVLKMSMVVGEERSSSVLQEINDLFNGRVRAVSSGYGCIDILQAGIHKAWGLEELLKRWNLKSEQIMAFGDSENDVEMLELAGIAYAMQNAADEVKAVATALAPANSQAGVYQVLENWLEKEG
- a CDS encoding DUF6556 family protein, which encodes MSNYRRTSNKSKTEHIKKGFTVFQKTIATIGSILGLITATITIMNAMDNNKNNKKEPTTTQTTVVKEIQKESPQENTTPNKNDTSTKENTPQEETSQSNKKEEKKEEQKTTTQDSSTPATNKETSDSGTQSNTTSSENKTNQ
- a CDS encoding DNA translocase FtsK; the protein is MANKNTTKTRRRPSKAELERKQAIQRMLISLGIALLLIIAALKLGAAGITLYNLIRLVVGSLAYVAIGALLIYLFLFKWIRKKEGLLSGFLCIFAGLLLIFEAYLVWKYGLEQSVLKGTLAQVMTDLTGMRVTSFAGGGLLGVGLYIPIAFLFSNIGSYFIGVLLILVGALLVSPWSIYDVATFIGAQFRSFMEKQEQRKQERFIKREEEKARQEAEEAARIQREQEEQDALPLPPVDPETGEILPEVPDYDLSPIPEEEWIEPEIILPQAGFEVPDVEEDFEDEEVQVDFSTKETLEYKLPSLQLFAPDKPKDQSKEKKIVRENIKILEETFASFGIKVTVERAEIGPSVTKYEVKPAVGVRVNRISNLADDLALALAAKDVRIEAPIPGKSLVGIEVPNSEIATVSFRELWEQSQTKPENLLEIPLGKAVNGTARTFDLSKMPHLLVAGSTGSGKSVAVNGIIASILMKARPDQVKFMMVDPKMVELSVYNDIPHLLIPVVTNPRKASKALQKVVDEMENRYELFAKVGVRNIAGYNAKVEEFNSQSEYKQVPLPLIVVIVDELADLMMVASKEVEDAIIRLGQKARAAGIHMILATQRPSVDVISGLIKANVPSRVAFAVSSGTDSRTILDENGAEKLLGRGDMLFKPIDENHPVRLQGSFISDDDVERIVNFIKAQADADYDESFDPGEVSENEGEFSDGEAGGDPLFEEAKALVIETQKASASMIQRRLSVGFNRATRLMEELEMAGVIGPAEGTKPRKVLQQ
- a CDS encoding SGNH/GDSL hydrolase family protein, encoding MAVQLLENWLLKEQEKIQTKYRELNQVSVLEPYIIFIGDSIVEYYPLQELFGVAKTIVNRGIRGYQTGLLLENLDAHLYGDAVDQIVLLIGTNDIGKDVPMNESLDNLERVIQSINRDYPLSQIKLLSILPVNEGKEYKQTVYIRTNEKIREWNQAYEALTSAYMQVDFVPVYDSLIDSEGQLQSAYTTDGLHLSVAGYQVLSEALKEYLF
- a CDS encoding DeoR/GlpR family DNA-binding transcription regulator — encoded protein: MLKTERKQLILEELNQHHVVSLEKLVSLLETSESTVRRDLDELEAENKLRRVHGGAELPHSLQEEETIQEKSVKNLQEKKLLAQKAASLIKEKDVIFIDAGTTTAFLIKELVDKNITVVTNSIHHAAQLVEKQIPTVMVGGSVKMATDACIGGVALNQINQLHFDRAFIGMNGVDDGYYTTPDMEEGAVKRAILENAKQTYVLVDSSKIGQTCFAKVAPLKRAIVITSQGHELLQAIKKKTEVIEV
- the pfkB gene encoding 1-phosphofructokinase, which produces MIYTVTLNPSIDYIVRLDQVQVGSVNRMDSDDKFAGGKGINVSRVLKRLNIPNTATGFIGGFTGKFITDTLAEEEIETRFVQVAEDTRINVKIKADQETEINGTGPTVEPAQLEELKSILASLTAEDTVVFAGSSAKNLGNVIYKDLIALTRQTGAQVVCDFEGQTLIDSLDYQPLLVKPNNHELGAIFGVKLESLDEIEKYARELLAKGAQNVIISMAGDGALLVTSEGAYFAKPIKGTVKNSVGAGDSMVAGFTGEFVKSKDAVEAFKWGVACGTATTFSDDLATAAFIKETYEKVEVEKR
- a CDS encoding fructose-specific PTS transporter subunit EIIC; translation: MKIQDLLRKDVMLLDLQATEKTAAIEEMIHSLVDHGYVTDFETFKEGILAREALTSTGLGDGIAMPHSKNSAVKEATVLFAKSNKGVDYESLDGQATDLFFMIAAPEGANDTHLAALAELSQYLMKDGFADKLRQVTSADQVIELFDQASEKAEEPVQTPANESGDFIVAVTACTTGIAHTYMAQEALQKVAAEMGVGIKVETNGASGVGNQLTAEDIRKAKAVIIAADKAVEMDRFDGKPLINRPVADGIRKTEELINLALSGDAEVYRAANGAKAATASNEKQSLGGAFYKHLMSGVSQMLPFVIGGGIMIALAFLIDGALGVPNENLGNLGSYHELASMFMKIGGAAFGLMLPVFAGYVAYSIAEKPGLVAGFVAGAIAKEGFAFGKIPYAAGGEATSTLAGVSSGFLGALVGGFIAGALVLAIKKYVKVPRSLEGAKSILLLPLLGTILTGFVMLAVNIPMAAINTAMNDFLGGLGGGSAVLLGIVLGGMMAVDMGGPVNKAAYVFGTGTLAATVSSGGSVAMAAVMAGGMVPPLAIFVATLLFKDKFTKEERNSGLTNIIMGLSFITEGAIPFGAADPARAIPSFILGSAVAGGLVGLAGIKLMAPHGGIFVIALTSNALLYLVFVLIGAIVSGVVYGYLRKPQA
- a CDS encoding CapA family protein — encoded protein: MEKRQDRRSRGSLYGVLRTSVGFFRNYKSWTNAQFITVLLLAVALSMGLNLLVRAVQGNKTTSSNSQTTTSSQSKENQTGETTARIMANGDLLYHIPIYRTALKEDGTYDFHENFEYVKPWLKQADLVIGDFEGTVNKDHYLAGYPLFNAPGEVMDAIKDAGYQVLDLAHNHILDSQIEGVVSTAQAIEKAGMTPIGVYTHESRDQAPIVIKEVNGIKVALLAYSYGFNGIEQYISQEDYNRYLSDLNEDKMKAEIERAEKEADITVIMPQMGIEYQLEPTEEQKTLYHKMIDWGADIIFGGHPHVVEPAETVEKDGDKKLIIYSMGNFLSNQRIETMQDEENAKWTERGVLMDVTIKKKDGKTRIETAKAHPTWVNRTPKGTYSPEGYPLFLYQTYILEDFIEGGSHRDKLDEATKERIDTAYKEMNEHVGLKW